One part of the Pyramidobacter piscolens W5455 genome encodes these proteins:
- a CDS encoding succinylglutamate desuccinylase: MNLKAVKCLALVVAGAAAATAGMLFKEHREFKEPVVPSAALTQVKKLSDYYPEGGLKGSVNDANVYFFDSGVPGGTILIIGGTHPEEPVANMSAQAFTENVKVTQGQVIVIDRLNTSGSTLTRLGEAYPRFTHVKTDWGVKRWRFGDRASNPLDSWPDPEVYIHYPSGQNLAYMDIRNANRAWPGRANGLLTERTNYAAMQLIRQEHVDMTMDFHEAELEYPVENTMVVHEKGQDVGAMTSMMLTSTMFDVPIGMEFSPKALHGLSHREIGDHSDATSYLCEVAEPMLDRIRGITDEELAMSGKDRFVMKAGEHHLLYSPIDENGWPAEKRVARHVQTVLTLIEVNNMIHPDKTILIEGVPGYGEIMEKGLGFLFHNPAEAPKGRLYYD, from the coding sequence ATGAATCTGAAAGCCGTAAAATGCCTTGCTCTCGTCGTCGCCGGAGCGGCGGCCGCCACCGCGGGCATGCTCTTCAAGGAGCACCGCGAATTCAAGGAACCGGTCGTGCCCAGCGCGGCGCTGACGCAGGTCAAAAAGCTGAGCGATTATTACCCCGAAGGCGGCCTCAAAGGCTCCGTCAACGACGCCAACGTGTACTTCTTCGACAGCGGCGTGCCCGGCGGCACGATTCTGATCATCGGCGGCACGCATCCCGAAGAGCCGGTCGCCAACATGTCGGCCCAGGCCTTCACGGAAAACGTCAAGGTCACGCAGGGACAGGTGATCGTCATCGACCGCCTGAACACCAGCGGCTCGACGCTCACGCGTCTGGGCGAAGCCTATCCCCGCTTCACTCACGTCAAAACGGACTGGGGCGTCAAACGCTGGCGCTTCGGAGACCGCGCCAGCAATCCTCTCGACTCGTGGCCCGATCCCGAAGTGTACATCCACTACCCCAGCGGCCAGAACCTGGCCTACATGGACATCCGCAACGCCAACCGCGCCTGGCCTGGGCGCGCCAACGGGCTGCTCACGGAACGCACGAATTACGCTGCCATGCAGCTGATCCGCCAAGAACACGTCGACATGACGATGGACTTCCACGAAGCCGAGCTGGAATATCCCGTCGAGAACACGATGGTCGTGCACGAAAAAGGACAGGACGTCGGCGCCATGACCTCGATGATGCTGACCTCGACGATGTTCGACGTTCCCATCGGCATGGAATTCTCGCCCAAGGCCCTGCATGGCCTGTCGCACCGCGAGATCGGCGACCACTCCGACGCCACGTCTTATCTGTGCGAAGTGGCCGAGCCAATGCTCGACCGTATCCGCGGCATCACCGACGAAGAGCTGGCGATGTCGGGCAAAGACCGCTTCGTCATGAAGGCCGGCGAGCACCATCTGCTCTACTCGCCCATCGACGAGAACGGCTGGCCGGCGGAAAAACGCGTGGCGCGACACGTACAGACCGTGCTGACGCTGATCGAAGTCAACAACATGATCCATCCCGACAAGACCATTCTGATCGAAGGCGTTCCCGGTTACGGCGAAATCATGGAGAAAGGACTGGGATTCCTGTTCCACAATCCCGCCGAAGCTCCCAAGGGTCGTCTGTACTACGATTAG
- a CDS encoding C4-dicarboxylate ABC transporter, with translation MTMFVHSSLVLAAVVVAFAIGKKMKISTELSMFLSALVGLAVHALLPKGVDPRSPLPFVEMIRHVVEGSFTYFDVCLTFLTATFFMMLYKESGGVAYIVRCIVRSFHAHRFVCLLFLTVLMLVPGAITGSGATTVLTVGSLVGSVLMTMGVSEDRRVALIFLLAAMSAACPPINLWAMMAAAGANMPYVGFGAPLALMSIVGALFSTFWLAGRGKPIDVEQALKELPEAPAGWNWQKAVIPFVVLVGLVIAGRAFPFNFPVLGLPLVFMISALSVIVLSPIRLRIFAVARQTVENLLGLVGAMVVVGTLIQVLALSGARGLLSLMVVTLPLTVLFATLWIILPLSEGVLQYAVAPLFGVPLIMLFNMLGLDPIVSLSTWSVMWPVGDCLPPTAVVGRAAVMELDYKGSYWGGFVKTALVPMLFILAVCTACMVYSKELAAVIGG, from the coding sequence ATGACTATGTTTGTCCATTCTTCGCTGGTGCTGGCTGCGGTCGTCGTAGCGTTCGCCATCGGCAAGAAAATGAAGATAAGCACGGAGCTGTCCATGTTCCTCTCGGCCCTGGTCGGGCTGGCGGTGCACGCGCTGCTTCCGAAGGGCGTCGACCCCCGCTCGCCCCTTCCCTTCGTGGAAATGATCCGTCACGTGGTCGAAGGTTCCTTCACTTACTTCGACGTGTGCCTGACCTTCCTGACGGCCACGTTTTTCATGATGCTCTACAAGGAGTCGGGCGGCGTGGCCTACATCGTGCGCTGCATCGTGCGCAGCTTCCACGCGCACCGTTTCGTCTGCCTGCTCTTCCTTACGGTCCTGATGCTGGTTCCCGGCGCCATCACCGGTTCGGGAGCGACGACGGTGCTGACGGTCGGCTCTCTGGTCGGTTCGGTGTTGATGACTATGGGCGTCTCCGAAGACCGCCGCGTGGCGTTAATCTTCCTGCTCGCGGCCATGAGCGCAGCCTGCCCGCCCATCAACCTGTGGGCCATGATGGCGGCCGCCGGCGCGAACATGCCCTACGTCGGATTCGGCGCGCCGCTGGCGCTGATGTCGATCGTCGGCGCTTTGTTCTCCACCTTCTGGCTGGCCGGGCGCGGTAAACCGATCGACGTGGAGCAGGCGCTGAAGGAACTGCCCGAAGCTCCGGCCGGATGGAATTGGCAGAAAGCCGTCATTCCCTTCGTGGTGCTGGTCGGTCTGGTCATCGCCGGACGCGCGTTCCCCTTCAACTTCCCCGTCCTCGGCCTGCCGCTGGTGTTCATGATCTCGGCTCTTTCCGTCATCGTGCTGAGCCCCATTCGCCTGCGCATCTTCGCGGTCGCCCGTCAGACGGTCGAGAACCTGCTCGGCCTGGTCGGCGCGATGGTCGTCGTCGGCACGCTGATCCAGGTGCTGGCGCTGAGCGGCGCCCGCGGGCTGCTGTCGCTGATGGTGGTGACGCTGCCGCTGACGGTGCTGTTCGCCACGCTGTGGATCATCCTGCCGCTTTCCGAAGGCGTGCTCCAGTACGCCGTCGCGCCGCTGTTCGGCGTGCCGCTGATCATGCTGTTCAACATGCTCGGGCTCGACCCGATCGTGTCGCTTTCCACCTGGTCGGTGATGTGGCCCGTCGGCGACTGTCTGCCGCCCACCGCGGTGGTCGGGCGCGCGGCGGTCATGGAGCTTGACTACAAGGGAAGTTACTGGGGCGGTTTCGTCAAGACCGCGCTGGTCCCCATGCTCTTCATCCTCGCCGTCTGCACGGCCTGCATGGTGTACAGCAAAGAGCTCGCCGCTGTGATTGGAGGTTAG
- a CDS encoding DUF6305 family protein encodes MKKLSAVFVALLAIGVLGSFAFAVEVPKLNAPFIVTTCGQSPGAVMVHMSAMQSKIAANHDNKLTADKLAAANAKTLIVTSGTSMKGMGAAGTNVENEIARCTELIAEAKKLGMTVIGAHIEGMARRTDNSDAASIEAVMKDADVILVVTDSDSDGFFTKYAREHNKPLLVVKDALAIGPALKAAE; translated from the coding sequence ATGAAAAAGTTATCCGCCGTTTTTGTCGCCCTGCTCGCCATCGGCGTGCTGGGCAGCTTCGCGTTCGCCGTGGAAGTCCCCAAGCTGAACGCTCCCTTCATCGTCACCACCTGCGGCCAGAGCCCCGGCGCCGTTATGGTGCACATGTCCGCCATGCAGTCCAAGATTGCGGCCAATCACGACAACAAGCTCACCGCCGACAAGCTGGCCGCCGCCAACGCCAAGACGCTGATCGTCACTTCCGGCACCAGCATGAAAGGGATGGGCGCCGCCGGTACCAACGTTGAAAACGAAATCGCCCGCTGCACCGAACTGATCGCCGAAGCCAAGAAGCTCGGCATGACCGTGATCGGAGCTCACATCGAAGGCATGGCCCGCCGCACCGACAATTCCGACGCCGCTTCCATCGAGGCTGTCATGAAGGACGCCGACGTGATTCTCGTCGTCACCGACAGCGACAGCGACGGTTTCTTCACCAAGTATGCCCGGGAGCACAACAAGCCTCTGCTTGTCGTCAAGGACGCTCTGGCCATCGGCCCCGCGCTGAAGGCCGCCGAATAA